In a genomic window of Balaenoptera ricei isolate mBalRic1 chromosome 3, mBalRic1.hap2, whole genome shotgun sequence:
- the LOC132363322 gene encoding annexin-2 receptor-like, with product MEPNFPRCVREAWDSAEESQEPEMLQILSLADPEEWQLPFYPTLGQLSGDDEDFNGEQLSTACERLHPHCPKHGPRAQSTCRRGAGPPATDTTPATRQEPQSPSGGGAAAHPQSFPGRVLRHRGPSIWNPRPLTAGTLPEHRPPPGLERHHRTSQGWWPRTYTQWPARPWAASPAAFGPRSPHLR from the coding sequence ATGGAGCCGAACTTTCCCCGCTGCGTGCGCGAGGCCTGGGATTCCGCAGAGGAGTCCCAGGAACCAGAGATGCTGCAAATCTTGAGCTTAGCGGACCCTGAGGAATGGCAGCTCCCTTTCTATCCTACGCTGGGCCAACTCTCTGGGGACGACGAGGACTTCAATGGGGAACAACTTTCTACCGCCTGCGAACGTCTGCACCCACACTGCCCGAAACACGGACCCCGAGCGCAGAGCACCTGCAGGCGGGGCGCTGGGCCGCCCGCCACGGACACGACGCCCGCGACCCGCCAGGAGCCACAATCGCCCTCAGGAGGTGGGGCCGCCGCCCACCCGCAAAGCTTCCCTGGGCGGGTCTTGCGGCATCGGGGACCCAGCATCTGGAACCCGAGACCTCTGACCGCGGGGACCCTTCCGGAGCATCGCCCTCCTCCTGGCCTGGAGAGACACCACCGGACGTCCCAAGGCTGGTGGCCGCGGACCTACACGCAGTGGCCGGCAAGACCCTGGGCTGCCTCTCCCGCCGCCTTTGGACCCAGGAGCCCTCATCTCCGCTGA